A single genomic interval of Noviherbaspirillum cavernae harbors:
- the gatC gene encoding Asp-tRNA(Asn)/Glu-tRNA(Gln) amidotransferase subunit GatC — protein MSLELSDVKRLARLAQLDLSEAEAVKTLDKLNGIFALVEQMRAIDTSGVEPLNHPIAAHQNDVALRLREDAVTEPNRREDYQKVAPATQDGLYLVPKVIE, from the coding sequence ATGTCCCTGGAACTCTCTGACGTCAAACGTCTTGCCCGTCTCGCCCAGCTCGATCTCAGTGAAGCCGAGGCCGTCAAAACCCTGGATAAACTGAACGGCATTTTTGCTCTCGTCGAGCAAATGCGTGCCATCGACACGTCCGGAGTCGAACCGCTGAATCATCCAATCGCCGCACATCAGAACGACGTGGCGCTGCGCCTGCGCGAGGATGCCGTCACCGAACCGAACCGCCGCGAGGACTACCAGAAGGTCGCACCGGCCACGCAGGACGGCCTGTATC
- a CDS encoding rod shape-determining protein — translation MFGFLRSYFSNDLAIDLGTANTLIYVRGNGIVLDEPSVVAIRQQGGPNGKKTIQAVGKEAKQMLGKVPGNIEAIRPMKDGVIADFTVTEQMLKQFIRMVHDSKLFKPSPRIIICVPCGSTQVERRAIRESALGAGASQVYLIEEPMAAAIGAGLPVADATGSMVVDIGGGTTEVGIISLGGMVYKGSVRVGGDKFDEAIVNYIRRNYGMLIGEQTAEAIKKEIGSAFPGSEVKEMEVKGRNLSEGIPRSFTISSNEILEALTDPLNNIVSAVKNALEQTPPELGADIAEKGMMLTGGGALLRDLDRLLMEETGLPVIVAEDPLTCVVRGSGMALERMDKLGSIFSYE, via the coding sequence ATGTTTGGATTCTTACGCAGTTATTTTTCGAATGATCTGGCGATTGATTTGGGCACGGCCAACACGCTGATCTACGTTCGCGGCAACGGTATCGTGCTGGATGAGCCATCGGTGGTTGCGATCCGTCAGCAAGGCGGCCCGAACGGCAAGAAGACGATCCAGGCAGTCGGCAAGGAAGCCAAGCAGATGCTGGGCAAGGTGCCGGGCAACATCGAAGCGATTCGTCCGATGAAGGACGGCGTGATCGCCGACTTCACCGTCACCGAGCAAATGCTCAAGCAATTCATCCGCATGGTGCACGACTCCAAGCTGTTCAAGCCGTCGCCGCGCATCATCATCTGCGTTCCCTGCGGCTCGACCCAGGTCGAACGTCGCGCGATCCGTGAATCGGCACTCGGCGCGGGCGCGTCGCAGGTGTACCTGATCGAAGAACCGATGGCCGCCGCGATCGGCGCCGGCCTGCCGGTGGCGGACGCGACCGGCTCGATGGTGGTCGACATCGGCGGCGGCACCACCGAAGTCGGCATCATCTCGCTGGGCGGCATGGTCTACAAGGGCTCGGTGCGCGTCGGCGGCGACAAGTTCGACGAAGCGATCGTCAATTACATCCGCCGCAACTACGGCATGCTGATCGGCGAACAGACCGCCGAAGCGATCAAGAAGGAAATCGGCTCCGCCTTCCCCGGCTCCGAAGTCAAGGAAATGGAAGTCAAGGGCCGCAACCTGTCGGAAGGCATCCCGCGCTCCTTCACCATCTCCAGCAACGAGATTCTCGAGGCATTGACCGACCCGCTCAACAACATCGTCTCCGCCGTCAAGAACGCGCTGGAACAGACTCCGCCGGAGCTGGGCGCCGACATCGCCGAAAAGGGCATGATGCTGACCGGCGGCGGCGCGCTCTTGCGCGACCTCGACCGTCTGCTGATGGAAGAAACCGGCCTGCCGGTGATCGTCGCCGAAGATCCGCTGACCTGCGTGGTGCGCGGCTCCGGCATGGCACTCGAGCGGATGGACAAGCTCGGTTCGATCTTCTCCTACGAATAA
- the mreC gene encoding rod shape-determining protein MreC, translating to MEYSPPPLFKQGASARAKVVIFALIAIGLLLADAHLRSLGMIRQFVGTALYPLQVVALLPRDAAYMVGDYFSSLSAMQRENRALTQEKVANAQVLQQAQQLSAENAQLRKLLAANERVPVKSVLSEILYDARDAFTRKIVLDRGSKHGVAPGQPVIDDVGVVGQVTRVFTFTSEVTLLTDKDQAIPVQVVRSGLRSIVYGQGHSGSLDLRFMPVNADIQTGDVLVTSGIDGVYPAGLSVAKVVQVERKSSDAFARIVCQPLAGIDRNRQLLILLTESNFPARPAPEEAAKKDRAGKKAVAAMKDGGKEAPAETPKDAPKDAAKDPAREVPKEAPKETVKAAAKEPAKEAVKEPVKPVSTAASPTANAAKDKTAAAPKPAAPATPATSAAVKEVPTP from the coding sequence ATGGAATACAGTCCGCCGCCACTCTTCAAGCAAGGCGCATCCGCGCGTGCCAAGGTGGTGATCTTCGCATTGATCGCAATCGGATTGCTGCTGGCGGATGCGCACCTGCGCTCGCTCGGCATGATCCGCCAGTTCGTCGGCACGGCGCTGTATCCCTTGCAAGTCGTCGCCCTGCTGCCGCGTGATGCGGCCTACATGGTCGGCGACTATTTCTCCTCGCTCTCCGCAATGCAGCGGGAAAACCGCGCCCTCACGCAGGAGAAGGTCGCCAATGCCCAGGTATTGCAGCAGGCGCAGCAGCTGTCGGCTGAAAATGCGCAGCTGCGCAAACTGCTCGCCGCCAATGAGCGCGTGCCGGTCAAGTCGGTCCTGAGCGAAATCCTGTACGACGCGCGCGATGCCTTCACTCGCAAGATCGTGCTGGATCGCGGCTCCAAGCACGGCGTCGCGCCGGGGCAGCCGGTGATCGATGACGTCGGCGTGGTCGGCCAGGTCACGCGCGTGTTTACCTTTACTTCCGAAGTGACGCTGCTGACTGACAAGGATCAGGCGATCCCGGTGCAGGTCGTGCGCAGCGGCTTGCGCAGCATCGTCTACGGCCAGGGGCATTCCGGCTCGCTCGATCTGCGCTTCATGCCGGTCAATGCCGACATCCAGACCGGCGACGTGCTCGTTACCTCCGGCATCGATGGCGTGTACCCGGCCGGCCTGTCGGTGGCCAAGGTCGTGCAGGTCGAGCGCAAGTCGTCGGACGCATTCGCGCGCATCGTGTGCCAGCCGCTGGCGGGGATCGACCGCAATCGCCAGTTGCTGATCCTGCTGACGGAATCCAATTTCCCGGCGCGTCCCGCGCCGGAAGAAGCCGCCAAGAAGGACAGGGCGGGCAAGAAGGCCGTCGCGGCCATGAAGGACGGCGGCAAGGAAGCCCCGGCAGAGACTCCGAAGGACGCGCCCAAGGATGCCGCGAAGGATCCGGCCAGGGAAGTGCCGAAGGAAGCGCCGAAAGAAACCGTGAAGGCGGCGGCAAAGGAGCCGGCGAAGGAAGCGGTCAAGGAACCCGTCAAGCCGGTATCGACCGCCGCGAGCCCCACGGCTAATGCGGCGAAGGACAAGACTGCCGCCGCACCCAAGCCTGCCGCACCTGCAACTCCAGCAACTTCCGCTGCGGTCAAGGAGGTGCCCACGCCATGA
- the mreD gene encoding rod shape-determining protein MreD — MNRPHYILLPVNPLFIMVSLVTAFLLNLLPWGHAVGVPDFVALVLIFWSVHQPRKVGIGIAFVMGLLMDVHDATLLGENALSYTLLSYFAIMIHRRVLWFRIPTQALHVLPLILMMQSVQLVIRVLVSGHFPGWLYFSESLTTAALWPVVTWILLAPQRRAVNRDDNRPL, encoded by the coding sequence ATGAATCGCCCGCACTACATTCTCCTGCCGGTCAATCCGCTGTTCATCATGGTCAGCCTGGTGACGGCCTTTCTCCTGAATCTGCTGCCGTGGGGGCATGCGGTCGGCGTGCCGGATTTCGTCGCGCTGGTGCTGATTTTCTGGAGCGTCCATCAACCGCGCAAGGTCGGCATCGGCATCGCCTTCGTGATGGGCTTGCTGATGGACGTGCATGACGCCACGCTGCTTGGCGAGAACGCGCTGTCCTACACGCTGCTGTCCTATTTCGCGATCATGATTCACCGCCGCGTGCTGTGGTTCAGGATACCGACGCAGGCGCTGCACGTGCTGCCGCTGATCTTGATGATGCAGTCGGTGCAGCTCGTGATCCGGGTGCTGGTGAGCGGGCATTTTCCCGGCTGGCTCTACTTCTCGGAGAGCCTGACCACCGCTGCCCTGTGGCCGGTCGTGACATGGATCCTGCTGGCGCCGCAGCGCCGCGCGGTGAACCGGGACGACAACCGTCCGCTGTAG
- the mrdA gene encoding penicillin-binding protein 2, with protein MTEFKNTERELHFFRMRLSVVGVFVLVCFGLLVTRFVWLQVVRHQDYAAQAEDNRISVVPVVPNRGLILDRNGVVLARNYSAYTLEITPSKINASLDDVIGELSALVDIQPRDRRRFRRLLEEAKNFESVPIRTRLSDEEVARFTAQRYRFPGVEIQARLFRQYPLGETASHVIGYIGRISQRDAKKIEEMEDAANYAGTDYIGKEGLEKKYESMLHGKTGYEEVEVTAGGRAVRTLSRTPAIPGHNLTLSIDIELQKIVEEAFGDRRGALVAIEPATGDVLAYVSKPTFDPNLFVEGIDQQSWEELNTSLDKPLLNRPLIGTYPPGSTYKPYMALAALELGKRTPSQAISDPGHFWFGNHKFRDDKVGGHGTVDMYKSIVQSCNTYYYVLSNDLGVDTIHDFMKPFGFGRLTGIDLENERTGVLPSTGWKRNNYKRPEQQKWYAGETVSLGIGQGYNAFSPLQLAHAMSNLANNGVVMKPHLVKTIEDGVTKEQTQTVSKESFRINLKQENIDFIKNAMAGVVKEGTSSRAFAGAGYVSAGKTGTAQAIGIGKNEKYDAKKMAERHRDHSLYITFAPADQPRIALAVIVENAGFGAAAAAPIARMALDYYLLGKRPVEKTATTYETEGD; from the coding sequence ATGACTGAATTCAAGAACACGGAACGCGAACTGCACTTCTTCCGCATGCGCCTGTCGGTGGTGGGTGTGTTCGTGCTGGTGTGCTTCGGTTTGCTGGTGACCCGTTTTGTATGGCTGCAGGTTGTCAGGCATCAGGATTACGCGGCGCAGGCGGAGGATAACCGCATTTCGGTGGTGCCCGTGGTGCCGAACCGGGGGCTGATCCTCGACCGCAACGGCGTCGTGCTGGCGCGCAACTATTCAGCCTACACGCTGGAGATCACGCCGTCCAAGATCAATGCTTCGCTGGATGATGTGATCGGCGAGCTGTCTGCGCTGGTCGATATTCAGCCCCGGGACCGGCGGCGTTTCCGCCGTCTGCTGGAAGAGGCGAAAAACTTCGAAAGCGTGCCGATCCGCACGCGCCTCTCCGACGAGGAAGTGGCGCGCTTCACCGCGCAGCGTTACCGCTTCCCGGGCGTGGAGATCCAGGCGCGCCTGTTCCGCCAGTATCCGCTCGGCGAAACGGCATCCCACGTGATCGGCTACATCGGCCGCATCAGCCAGCGCGACGCGAAAAAGATCGAGGAGATGGAGGATGCCGCCAACTATGCCGGCACCGATTACATCGGCAAGGAAGGGTTGGAGAAGAAGTACGAAAGCATGTTGCACGGCAAGACCGGCTACGAGGAAGTCGAAGTGACCGCCGGCGGGCGCGCGGTGCGCACCTTGTCGCGCACGCCGGCCATCCCGGGCCACAATCTGACCCTGTCGATCGACATCGAACTGCAGAAGATCGTCGAGGAAGCCTTCGGCGACCGGCGCGGTGCGCTGGTGGCGATCGAGCCCGCCACCGGCGATGTGCTGGCCTACGTCTCCAAGCCGACCTTCGATCCGAACCTGTTTGTCGAGGGCATCGACCAGCAGAGCTGGGAAGAGCTGAACACCTCGCTCGACAAGCCGCTCCTGAACCGGCCGCTGATCGGCACCTATCCGCCCGGCTCCACCTACAAACCGTACATGGCGCTGGCGGCGCTGGAACTGGGCAAGCGCACGCCGTCGCAGGCGATTTCCGACCCGGGCCATTTCTGGTTCGGCAATCACAAGTTCCGCGACGACAAGGTGGGCGGACACGGCACGGTCGACATGTACAAGTCGATCGTGCAATCGTGCAACACGTATTACTACGTGCTGTCCAACGATCTGGGTGTGGACACGATTCACGACTTCATGAAGCCGTTCGGCTTCGGCCGTCTGACCGGCATCGATCTGGAGAACGAGCGCACCGGCGTGCTGCCGTCCACCGGCTGGAAGCGCAACAACTACAAGCGGCCGGAGCAGCAGAAGTGGTATGCCGGCGAAACGGTATCGCTCGGCATCGGCCAGGGCTACAACGCCTTTTCGCCGCTGCAGCTGGCGCACGCGATGTCCAACCTCGCCAACAATGGCGTGGTGATGAAGCCGCACCTCGTGAAAACCATCGAGGATGGCGTCACCAAGGAACAGACACAGACGGTGTCGAAGGAAAGCTTCCGCATCAACCTCAAGCAGGAAAACATCGACTTCATCAAGAACGCGATGGCGGGCGTGGTGAAGGAAGGCACCTCGTCGCGCGCATTCGCCGGTGCCGGGTATGTATCGGCCGGCAAGACCGGTACCGCGCAGGCGATCGGCATCGGCAAGAACGAAAAATACGACGCGAAGAAAATGGCCGAACGCCATCGCGACCATTCGCTGTACATCACCTTCGCCCCGGCCGACCAGCCGCGCATCGCGCTGGCCGTGATCGTCGAAAACGCCGGCTTCGGCGCGGCGGCGGCGGCGCCGATCGCGAGAATGGCGCTGGACTACTACCTGCTTGGCAAGCGGCCGGTCGAGAAGACCGCGACCACCTACGAAACCGAGGGTGACTGA
- the rodA gene encoding rod shape-determining protein RodA, which translates to MNSAYTMPQKRALWPMIKPYLTIFDGPLTLIVLLIFGISMVTMYSAGVGFPGRLEDHLRNILLSLLMMWIAACMPPQMLMRLAMPAYVVGVGLLVGVALFGIIKLGARRWINIGIVIQPSEIMKIAMPLMLAWFFQKRETMIRWPEFLVAGVLLIIPVVLIMRQPDLGTATLVMASGFYVIFLAGLPWKLIIGLALAGIAAMPVGWSMMHDYQRERVMTLIDPTADPLGKGFHIIQSTIAIGSGGIPGKGWMHGTQGHLQFIPERTTDFVFAVFSEEFGLIGNLVLCSLYLLLIGRGLLIAANAPTLFARLLAGALSLMFFTYAFVNMGMVSGILPVVGVPLPLMSYGGTAFVTLGLGVGILMSIQRHRKLVQS; encoded by the coding sequence ATGAATTCCGCCTACACCATGCCCCAGAAGCGCGCCCTGTGGCCGATGATCAAGCCCTATCTGACCATCTTCGACGGCCCGCTCACGCTCATCGTGCTCCTGATCTTCGGCATCAGCATGGTGACGATGTATTCGGCCGGCGTCGGTTTCCCGGGGCGTCTCGAAGACCACCTGCGCAACATACTGCTGTCCCTGCTGATGATGTGGATCGCGGCCTGCATGCCGCCGCAGATGCTGATGCGCCTCGCGATGCCGGCCTATGTGGTGGGGGTCGGCCTGCTGGTCGGGGTTGCGCTGTTCGGCATCATCAAGCTGGGCGCGCGGCGCTGGATCAACATCGGCATCGTGATCCAGCCATCCGAAATCATGAAGATCGCGATGCCGCTGATGCTGGCATGGTTCTTCCAGAAGCGCGAAACCATGATCCGCTGGCCGGAATTCCTGGTGGCCGGCGTGCTGCTCATTATTCCCGTCGTTCTGATCATGCGGCAGCCGGATCTGGGAACGGCAACCTTGGTGATGGCGTCCGGCTTCTATGTGATTTTCCTTGCCGGCCTGCCCTGGAAGCTGATCATCGGCCTCGCGCTCGCCGGCATCGCCGCGATGCCGGTGGGCTGGTCGATGATGCACGACTATCAGCGCGAACGCGTGATGACGCTGATCGATCCCACGGCCGACCCGCTGGGCAAGGGCTTTCACATCATCCAGTCGACCATTGCGATCGGTTCCGGCGGCATTCCCGGCAAGGGCTGGATGCACGGCACGCAAGGCCATCTGCAATTCATTCCCGAGCGGACCACGGACTTCGTTTTCGCGGTGTTTTCCGAAGAGTTCGGCCTGATTGGCAATCTCGTCCTGTGCTCCTTGTATCTGCTGCTGATCGGGCGCGGCCTGCTGATCGCGGCGAATGCGCCGACGCTGTTTGCGCGCCTGCTGGCCGGTGCCTTGTCGCTGATGTTCTTTACTTATGCCTTCGTCAACATGGGCATGGTCAGCGGTATCCTGCCGGTGGTCGGCGTGCCGCTGCCGCTCATGAGTTACGGCGGCACCGCGTTCGTGACGCTGGGGCTGGGCGTCGGGATATTGATGAGCATTCAGCGGCACAGAAAGCTGGTGCAGAGCTGA
- a CDS encoding septal ring lytic transglycosylase RlpA family protein: MQDHHWRWLASLSIPLILAACGTTQLSSPPSEPPPRQASIPKKPSSVPALPPAGSGKGGYYKDDGPGDNIPDGLLDTPDAEPRVEPYAKATARPYVVFGKRYTPITDERPYKERGVGSWYGKKFHGQKTSSGELYDMYKMSAAHPTLPIPSYARVTNLDNNRQVIVRVNDRGPFHSGRIIDLSYTAALKLGYLGKGSGKLEVERLLPEEIERMASNRRSQQAEASGIGTPNRQNGIPAASAPAKDGNAGDVAAAYANPQPDTAAIKPAVFSAGPSAAPGFYIQLGAYGQTANAEAARVRMMQMWSSAMPPIEVAESGALYRLQSGPFATRAEAAAAALQLQNAGTAKPMIVQR, translated from the coding sequence ATGCAAGATCACCATTGGCGATGGTTAGCCTCTCTGTCAATTCCCCTGATTCTCGCCGCGTGCGGCACCACCCAGCTGTCCTCGCCTCCTTCAGAGCCGCCACCCCGGCAGGCTTCAATCCCGAAGAAACCCTCCAGCGTTCCGGCGCTCCCGCCGGCCGGTTCCGGCAAGGGCGGCTATTACAAGGATGACGGCCCCGGCGACAACATTCCGGACGGACTGCTCGACACGCCCGATGCGGAGCCGCGTGTGGAGCCGTATGCGAAAGCCACGGCCCGCCCTTACGTCGTCTTCGGCAAGAGATATACGCCGATCACCGACGAGCGCCCGTACAAGGAGCGTGGCGTGGGCAGCTGGTACGGCAAGAAGTTTCATGGCCAGAAGACCTCGTCCGGCGAGCTGTACGACATGTACAAGATGAGCGCCGCGCATCCCACCTTGCCGATTCCGTCCTATGCGCGAGTGACCAACCTCGACAACAACAGGCAGGTCATCGTGCGCGTCAACGATCGCGGACCGTTCCATTCGGGCCGCATCATTGACCTGTCGTACACCGCCGCGCTCAAGCTTGGCTACCTCGGCAAGGGCAGCGGAAAGCTGGAAGTCGAGCGCCTGCTGCCGGAGGAAATCGAACGCATGGCGAGCAACAGGCGGAGTCAGCAGGCGGAGGCGTCCGGCATCGGCACGCCGAACCGGCAGAATGGCATCCCCGCTGCGTCTGCGCCCGCGAAGGACGGCAATGCCGGAGACGTCGCCGCGGCATATGCGAATCCGCAACCCGACACCGCAGCCATCAAGCCTGCCGTCTTCAGCGCAGGCCCGTCAGCTGCGCCGGGCTTTTACATTCAGCTTGGTGCGTATGGACAGACTGCCAATGCAGAGGCTGCGCGTGTCAGGATGATGCAGATGTGGTCGAGCGCGATGCCACCGATCGAAGTGGCGGAATCCGGCGCACTTTACCGCCTGCAAAGCGGGCCGTTCGCCACGCGCGCCGAAGCGGCCGCCGCGGCACTGCAATTGCAGAATGCAGGAACGGCGAAGCCGATGATCGTGCAGCGATAG
- the rsmI gene encoding 16S rRNA (cytidine(1402)-2'-O)-methyltransferase translates to MTQHTDNPLAALPIMREVPQQIYPESALYVVATPIGNAGDITLRAINVLSIADAIACEDTRNTAHLLTRYGLSKELIAAHEHNEREVATRLIARLRAGQRIALVSDAGTPAVSDPGARIVDAVREAGLRVLPLPGASAAVSALSASGLVNDHFYFAGFLPSRTKQRESALAALRGMAATLVFYEAPHRITETVDAIAAAFEPTRQIVFARELTKLFEEIHRCTLQDAAAWLAADAHRQKGEYVILVSGAPVANDVDDAEAERILAILLEECSVKQAAALAARITGLKKNALYERALQMKGQ, encoded by the coding sequence ATGACCCAACACACCGACAACCCGCTTGCCGCCTTGCCTATCATGCGGGAAGTACCGCAACAGATTTACCCCGAGTCCGCATTATATGTGGTGGCAACACCGATCGGAAACGCGGGCGACATCACGTTGCGTGCCATCAATGTGCTGTCGATCGCGGATGCGATTGCCTGCGAGGACACGCGCAACACGGCGCATCTGCTCACGCGCTACGGTCTCTCCAAGGAACTGATCGCCGCGCATGAACACAACGAACGCGAAGTCGCCACCAGGCTGATCGCGCGCCTGCGCGCGGGACAGCGCATCGCGCTGGTGTCCGACGCCGGCACGCCCGCCGTGTCCGATCCGGGTGCGCGCATCGTCGATGCGGTGCGCGAGGCGGGTCTGCGGGTGCTGCCTCTGCCGGGCGCATCGGCCGCGGTCAGCGCGCTGTCCGCGAGCGGCCTGGTGAACGACCATTTCTACTTTGCCGGCTTCCTGCCGTCCAGGACGAAACAGCGCGAGTCGGCGCTGGCCGCGCTGCGCGGAATGGCGGCGACGCTGGTGTTCTACGAAGCGCCGCACCGCATCACCGAGACCGTCGATGCGATCGCTGCCGCATTCGAGCCGACGCGGCAGATCGTGTTCGCCCGCGAACTGACCAAGCTGTTCGAGGAAATCCATCGCTGCACATTGCAGGACGCTGCCGCGTGGCTGGCGGCGGATGCGCATCGGCAGAAGGGCGAGTACGTGATCCTCGTATCCGGCGCGCCCGTTGCCAATGACGTGGACGATGCGGAAGCGGAGCGCATTCTTGCCATCCTGCTGGAAGAATGCTCGGTGAAACAGGCAGCGGCGCTGGCAGCGCGGATCACGGGGTTGAAGAAGAATGCGCTGTACGAGCGGGCCTTGCAGATGAAGGGGCAATGA